Proteins found in one Deltaproteobacteria bacterium IMCC39524 genomic segment:
- a CDS encoding DUF6172 family protein, producing MKKTFKMTHPKIKVPRLVEAIKYEVKKYIKRERRKPLPDNVDFWDFDCRYGADEASSEVIHLSAINKSISQAEAEQLESFYLEILAKPGIRRKRPKTEQEANGKDSLAQDKEIEE from the coding sequence ATGAAAAAAACTTTTAAAATGACCCACCCAAAGATCAAAGTGCCAAGGCTTGTCGAAGCCATCAAATACGAAGTTAAAAAGTATATAAAGAGAGAACGCAGGAAGCCGCTTCCGGACAACGTAGATTTTTGGGATTTTGACTGCCGCTACGGGGCTGATGAAGCAAGCAGTGAGGTTATTCATCTGTCTGCCATTAACAAGTCTATTTCTCAGGCCGAAGCAGAACAGCTTGAGTCCTTTTACCTGGAAATTTTGGCCAAACCTGGCATTCGAAGAAAGAGACCCAAGACAGAGCAAGAAGCCAACGGGAAAGATTCTTTAGCTCAGGACAAAGAGATCGAAGAGTAA